The sequence below is a genomic window from Mus musculus strain C57BL/6J chromosome 4, GRCm38.p6 C57BL/6J.
AAGGTCTCTTGTGCCACATATATGGCATTTCAGGGATGGTCAGGTTTCTAGCTTGTGAATGAGGATATAGAAATAAGTATAAATTCACATCACTAAAGAAGATATGAAAGAGTAGAATTTGTAGAAGGTAAAATTATAAGAGATCTACTGTCTTGAATCCTAATAGTAAATATATTATTAGCTCCCTAGGGTCACAGATAATGGAAGGAAAATGTCTTTCTTACCATTAGTGTAATTGTGAGCTGATATAGATTTCCGTATTCTGACACTTTTTTCACACCTCATGTCACATAGTAATCAATGTTGACACTGGAAATCTATTTGTCTCAAGAGAGATACTGTCCCTGTGGAAAATTCACAGTATAGAAATAGTTATTTACCTCTCTTTTTGGTTTGAGAAATAACTTTAAGTCCTATTTTCTTCACCTTTGTATTTCATCACATAAGCTATATTAGTAAAATTTTTCTAGAGAGGATAACTATGGTGCTGTGCATAAACCATCAATTTAGAAACATAAATGAAtgtcctttcttattttttgtctctttttctttagaaGGAAAAGGCTTGATACAATCTGTGATAATCTTCTCCAACCAAGCTTTGCATTACATAGGGAAAACTGAAGTGTTATGTCaatgtttctatttttcattatgatattattttctttaagtcCATAAGTGTATATCTGAAGGTTTTTATGTACAGTGAATGATACTCTATGCCCCTAAAACCATGAGTATAGCACCAAACCCTGGGGACAGACATAATAGTGAGCTGCAATATATTTAGAGAGAATTAGGttagtttttaaagtagaaacagCAAGTACCCTTTACTCTTTAGTCATTTGTTTATGGCACAGGTTTATATTTTtgaagaatattttcaataaagacaatatatagtctgtatattataatttttgataaacaaaggaagaaagatagaTCACACTTCTCTATGAAAAGTGCAATTCTGATATACATATGGTCAAACTCTGAAGCCAAAAATTTATAATTTGAAGATTGAAATTTTCAGTTAACTTAATACAATGAGGGATAGTTCATTAAAttgaaatgaatatttaatataattctcctcaatttaaaaacagaatttgACCAAAAAATGATTGTACTTCATTGGAATGCATTGTCACATATGATATATGCTTATACATACATATCAAATCATTATATAGTGAAAAACCATATGGTATTATTGAAATTATTGTTATTATGATTATGCATATTGATTGTACCAACATatgtaaaatgttaaataattttaaagctctctcatactatttttttctattttatggtttTGAATACATTCTCATAATGTAATTTCCAAAAGCATTTCGTTTTCTGTGTCTTATGGAACGTTCAGTGTATGATGCCCTGATGTTCAAGTTCTattgtatttaaagaaaaaactttaaCATTTAGTTCATCCGTTATTTCTGCATTTTAGTATTCTACCTGTTTGTCCTAGAAAGTGTGTCGCATTGAACTTAGGCCTCAGGTTGTCAAATGGACATGTTGCAATACAGATGTGAGACACAGCTGCACATAAGACTAAGCTAGTGTTTATATTTAAACAAAGTGGACATTGTAAAATTTGAAAGCATATTTTGTTATCACAACTTGACACTGGGATCTAATGGGACACTGGGATTCTGATTATTATCAACCCATATTTCATAAAGGTACATTACTGCATCTAGACATCAAAAGTACATGTTATATTCTATAAATGTTTACTGCTTTTGAAATTATATCATGCATTCTCAGAGAAAAAGGAATATAAGGAAGTCTATTAGTAGTTTAGAAAGTTTCTTTGAATGAAgttaaagttctttttttcttctatatatgTTGCTTacatttgcctgaatgtatgcatatgtgctatGTATTCCTCCTGTCCGTAGTGTTCAGAAGAGATCATTGGAGTTTAAAGAACTGGGTTTAACAATCTACTGTTTagtgccacatgggtgctgggaatcaaatttcaTAATACATGACATTAAAAGACAGTATACAATCCAAACTGCACACCAAAATTTTTGAAAAGAGTGATGGTGGCAAATGTTAAATGTGCTGTGAAGGTCTCAGTAAATCACAGAAAATTCTTGAAGATGAgagcatttcatttttcttttttcttttctttctttttaattagagaaGCTTTTAAAATGTGAGCATTATAATATGTCATTCTGTAGATTGTCAGTAGAAGAGCAGCAATTTGTATCTAGAGACACATCTCCCTAACACTTTTCAAAAACATTTGTAGTTCAATATTTTCCTTCCTAATCTGAATAAAAaaggatatgttttttaaaaatttatttattattatatataagtacactgtagctgtcttcagatgcacaagaagaggacatcagatctcattatggatggttgtgagccaccatgtggttgctgggattttgaactcaggaccttcggaagagcagccacaAAAAGGATATCTTAATTACTTCTTGTTTTTGAATATTGCAAAGCATTTTTGTCCCATATCAAATAGGTAGTTTTCCATTACAGGGTCTGTTAACCTTCAAGGATGTGGCCGTGGAATTCTCACTGGAGGAATGGGAACGTCTCAGTTTTGCTCAGAGGTCATTGTACATAGATGTGATGTTGGAGAATTACAACAATCTGTTGTTTGTGGGTAAGAATGAGCTTCTTGTCgaattcctgtttctttctttcagttttcctACTATGTGTTTATGTAAATGCTCTGAGATATCCAGAGACTCCTGAATGAGGGAAATTGTAGTTAAAATCATAACTTTTCCATTGTGTTTCCTTTacatttctctgctttctttggaAAAGTAACCAGTGCTATATTCTCTGAGATTACTCCTAATCTCTTATCTAGCTTCACTCAAGATAAAAATGTTCAAGTAATAACTTAAATATCCAGAATaagaatatgtatatttttatacatataatagttgcaattgtaaaaaaaattttACTATTGCTTTAAAATGTTCCCTTATTTATGAATCTAAAAATATACAAGGTTTCAAGTGGATATAGAGGTGTTGGTTtggtcaattttttttatttaactttttgacATTTGATCTCTGTGTTTAGATCTGGGACAACATGATCTTTATCCTAGCATTTTGGATGTTGAAACAAATCTATTTAGTGATTTCCCTGACACTATCAGCTATATCATAAATTTATACCTGACCAAATTTATACCTGATTTAGTGTCACTCTGAATCAAACTGTAACCATAGAATTAGAGATATATTATATAGAGTTCTACTTTCTAAAAATTCACTACAGATGGATCATTTATTTGTCCCAGCTTATGGAaagtacaattttcttttttattgatcattttattcatttacatgtcaaatgttatgcCCCTTCTCCATTCCCTGTCTGGAAAATCTatatcccaccccccaccccacccccggcttTTATGATGATGCCCCACCACCgatccacctactcccacctcatgCCCCTAGGATTCTCCTATGCTGGGATACTGAACCATCACAGTACCAAGGGACTTTGCTCTTGTTGTTGCCACATAAGCCAATCCTCTGCTATATTTAAAGCTGGAGCCATTTGTACTTCCACTTTGTTTGGTGACTTGACCCTTGGGAACTTTGTGTGGTcttgttgtttgatattgttgttcctcctacacaGTTGCAAagcctttcagcttcttcagtccttcctttaactccttcattgtagtccccttgctcagtccaatggttggctgcaaggatCTGATTCTCTTTggtccagtctctggatggccttcccttcagcctcttttccattctttgtccctcttTTTCCTTAAGACAGGAGCAATCCTGGGTTATTATATTTGAGGTGGGTATGATGtccaatttgaaaataaaatttagaacgCTATTATCATTTTCAGTCTTTTGATATAAACcatatttgagattcttctgAGGATACATGTAAtgattcaaaaaaagaaaaaagaaaggagaaaaacctCTCTTGAGAGAACGAATCCCAGAGTTCACTGATTATTGAATCCCTTACTTTCTTATATAAGTAATTCATGTCACCTCTAattcctcccccccttttttttccagaaaatcaTTTCATATGTGCAAAGTGTGGGAAGGCCTTGGATGAAGACAGCCAGTACATTGTCCATGAACACATGAATATTCAAGAGAAGTCTTCTAAATGGAACAAGCTTAGCAATGTTATTCTTGAATCCCCCCATTGTGTACCTCACAAATGTAGTGAATGGGACAAATGCTTTTCCCAAAGATcccatcttagtattcatcagaaaattcatacaggagagaaaccttacaaatgcagtgaatgtgacaaatgctttactgaaaaAGGCATACTGAGAATTCATCAGAAAATTCATTCAGGAGAGAAATCTTACAAATATCATGAATGTGACAAGTGCTTTCCCAAAAAATCCCATCTTAGTATTCATCTGAGAATTCAtaaaggagagaaaccctacaaatgtagtgactgtgacaaatgctttactgaaaaACGCAAACTGAGAAGgcatcagaaaattcatacaggagaaaaaccttacaaatgtagtgaatgtgacaaatgctttataCAAAAATACAGTCTTAGTgatcatcagagaattcatacaggagagaaaccttacaaatgtagtgaatgtaaCAAATGCTTTATACAAAAATCCAGTCTTAATAATCATCAGAgtattcatacaggagagaaaccttacaaatgtagtgaatgtgacaaatgctttactgatAAACGCAATCTGAGAAGgcatcagaaaattcatacaggagagaaaccttacaaatgtagtgaatgtgagaaATGCTTTACTGACAAAGGCAGTCTGAGAAGgcatcagaaaattcatacaggagagaaaccttacaaatgtagtgaatgtgagaaATGCTATACTGACAAAGGCAGTCTGAGAAGGCATCAGAAAATTCATAAAGGAGAGAaacttacaaatgcagtgaatgtgacaaatgctttactgaaaaaggcaatctgagaattcatcagaaaattcattcaggagagaaaccttacaaatgtcaTGAATGTGACAAGTGCTTTCCCAAAAAATCCCATCTTAGTATTCATCTGAGAATTCAtaaaggagagaaaccctacaaatgtagtgactgtgacaaatgctttactgaaaaACGCAAACTGAGAAGgcatcagaaaattcatacaggagaaaaaccttacaaatgtagtgaatgtgacaaatgctttataCAAAAATACAGTCTTAGTgatcatcagagaattcatacaggagagaaaccttacaaatgtagtgaatgtaaCAAATGCTTTATACAAAAATCCAGTCTTAATAATCATCAGAgtattcatacaggagagaaaccttacaaatgtagtgaatgtgacaaatgctttactgatAAACGCAATCTGAGAAGgcatcagaaaattcatacaggagagaaaccttacaaatgtagtgaatgtgagaaATGCTTTACTGACAAAGGCAGTCTGAGAAGgcatcagaaaattcatacaggagagaaaccttacaaatgtagtgaatgtgagaaATGCTATACTGACAAAGGCAGTCTGAGAAGGCATCAGAAAATTCATAAAGGAGAGAaacttacaaatgcagtgaatgtgacaaatgctttactgaaaaaggcaatctgagaattcatcagaaaattcattcaggagagaaaccttacaaatgtcaTGAATGTGACAAGTGCTTTCCCCAAAAATCCTATCTTAGTATTCATCCGAGAATTCATAAAGGAGAGAACCCTTACAAATGCGAATGTGAGAAATGCTTTACCCGAAAATCCtatcttagtattcatcagagaattcatacaggagagaaaccttacaaatgcagtgaatgtgacaaatgctttactgaaaaGGGCAATCTGAGAAGgcatcagaaaattcatacaagagagaaaccttacaaatgtagtgaatgtgagaaATGCTTTACTGACAAAGGCAGTCTGAGAAGGCATCAGAAAATTCAtaaaggagagaaaccttacaaatgcagtgaatgtgacaaatgctttactgaaaaaggcaatctgagaattcatcagaaaattcattcaggagagaaaccttacaaatgtcaTGAATGTGATAAGTGCTTTCCCCAAAAATCTTATCTTAATATTCATCCGAGAATTCAtaaaggagagaaaccttataaatgtagtGAATGTAAAAAATGCTTTACCCGAAAACTCGAAAttagtattcatcagagaattcatacaggagagaaaccttacaaatgcagtgaatgtgacaaatgctttactgaaaaAGGCAATTTGAGAAGgcatcagaaaattcatacaggagagaaaccttacaaatgtagtgaatgtgacaaatgctttacccaaaaATTCCAActtagtattcatcagagaattcatacaggagagaaaccttacaagtgTAGTGAATGTGAAAAATGTTTTACTGACAAAGGCAGTCTGAGAAGgcatcagaaaattcatacaggagagaaactttCAAATGTAGTGAAGGTGACAAATGTTTTAATCACAAATCCCATCTTAGTATttatcagagaattcatacaggagaggaACCTTACAAATAGTTTGTATGTGACAAATACAATACTCACAATGTCAGTCTGAGAAATCATCAGTTATTTCATACAGTAGAGAATCTTTATAAATGAAGTGAATGAGACAATTCTTTACCAAGATACAGCATCTTAAAATTCACTAGAGAATACTTACAGAAGAGGAACTTTTCAAATATATCGAAGGTATGAATTCTTTATTTTTGCCTATTTCCTAGAATGTAACTGTGAATGCTAATAAGCTAGAAACTTAACGCATGTATTGTATGAAGAAATATCTTTGAATTCATTTTAGTCAGAGAAAACATCTAAGAACTTTTTAAGGGAAAGTATTTCTGTTGAGAAAAAGGTGGCATATGTTTTATTCATGGCATATTCTTGGCAATACTCAAGGCTCCACACTAGAGAATTAGTATAATTATGAGAATCTTTTGAAAATTTTCATGCAATGTTCAAATCTTAAATAATGTCGACTCTGACAATTTGAAAAAATGTAgcaagcctttctttctttctttctttctttctttctttctttctttcttttttttgggggggggttggtttttagagacagggtttctctgtatatccatggccatcctgtagaccaggctggcctcgaactcagtaatccgcctgcctctctctcccgagtgcttggattaaagacatgtgccaccacgcccagttgtAGAAAGCTTTTCATGACACCTTTTTATTTGTTCACCCTCAAATGTGGCAAGATGAAGACAAGCTGGGAAGTCAGAAGATAGTATTGTGTAACACTTTCTTTAAGACAGAAATAATCCATTTCAAAAGGAAACTATTTAAGGTCTTTAATACAATcctcaaaatatctaataaaactggtaacattctgtatatttaattaaaatgaaccaattaagataaaaatatacttaaaagatTATCTGGCAAACTGAGCTACCCAGACAGCATATTCTTTATTCTATAAATATGCTTGCAGATGTGAAGTGTGCTTCGAGTATCCAGTAATCATAATTCTTCTCAAATACTTGTTTCACATTATAGGATAACAAGTGACTCCGAGTCTCTTGTGATCTGCTCAACAACTCCTTTCCTATTGTCCTGTAACTAACTCCAATAAAGCTGAAAGATTCTACAAGGTTGCTTTGGTTGTTTTCAACTTGCCCTTGGGATACTCAGATGAATATATGTTGCATCTTCCCAGGAAATGCCTCACATAAAACATATGCAGAAGTCATGAAATTTTTGCAAACCTGTATCATAAAGTTAATAGTAGTGATTTTCAACTGGTGGATAACAATCCCTTTGGGATGTAACGACCCTGTCACAGTTATTGCTTAAAAGTACAGGGAAACACATATTTCCAATTGTCTTAAAACTGCGAAATCATTCATTGAACTGCAGGGTAGTTTGCCCTGCTAAAAATAATTAGAATTCTATGTCAGTGTTTAGCATTAAA
It includes:
- the Zfp982 gene encoding uncharacterized protein LOC195531 → MSVFLVNTPQGLLTFKDVAVEFSLEEWERLSFAQRSLYIDVMLENYNNLLFVENHFICAKCGKALDEDSQYIVHEHMNIQEKSSKWNKLSNVILESPHCVPHKCSEWDKCFSQRSHLSIHQKIHTGEKPYKCSECDKCFTEKGILRIHQKIHSGEKSYKYHECDKCFPKKSHLSIHLRIHKGEKPYKCSDCDKCFTEKRKLRRHQKIHTGEKPYKCSECDKCFIQKYSLSDHQRIHTGEKPYKCSECNKCFIQKSSLNNHQSIHTGEKPYKCSECDKCFTDKRNLRRHQKIHTGEKPYKCSECEKCFTDKGSLRRHQKIHTGEKPYKCSECEKCYTDKGSLRRHQKIHKGEKLTNAVNVTNALLKKAI